Proteins found in one Coffea eugenioides isolate CCC68of chromosome 5, Ceug_1.0, whole genome shotgun sequence genomic segment:
- the LOC113771005 gene encoding uncharacterized protein LOC113771005, with product MNLSADIWVFFSSPFVCFVIGTSAQHVLFSMQHPWLANPLTFSFVHAKCTLEGRRALWQDLLDDKPGSHGRCVCGDFNVIADPNEKQGGRPFSSSEGVELLAFMEGAEVFDAGFSGSRFTWCNNRQERARIWKRLDRVLINGAFTESAPSLAVTHLARHPSDHAPVLISLTSRMDNKPRAFRFLNLGTSHPGLLDVVKEAWQVECPGSPLRALCSKLLRTRQAIQEWNKGVFGNVFEAVRRAEALVLAVESCTESDGSVEAQVELNKAQAEQRHALLNEEKFWGQKAKVKWLRYGDRNSRYFHATVQQRKVQSEIHRIKDANGVWVDDDEGIAEMAVQYFSDLFSDARGSPNGWDHLIPKLVTQAEKVTLEACPTPEEVKKVVFELDGDSAAGPDGFTGQFFTFAWDIIAKDVYNAVLSFFCGAELPQFLTSTSIMLIPKVPSPQDFSKYRPISLCNFFNKVLSRILADRLARILPKILSPQQTGFVKGRNITENYLLAQELMSGIRNKTGGGT from the coding sequence ATGAACCTCTCAGCTGATATTTGGGTATTTTTTAGCTCTCCTTTCGTGTGCTTTGTTATAGGTACGTCGGCACAGCACGTGTTGTTCTCAATGCAACATCCGTGGTTAGCCAATCCGTTAACCTTTTCATTTGTGCACGCAAAATGCACATTGGAGGGGCGAAGGGCATTGTGGCAGGATCTACTGGACGATAAACCTGGCTCTCATGGAAGGTGTGTATGTGGGGACTTTAATGTCATAGCGGACCCTAATGAGAAGCAAGGAGGCCGTCCGTTTTCGAGTTCTGAGGGTGTGGAGCTATTGGCTTTTATGGAGGGGGCGGAAGTATTTGATGCGGGCTTTTCTGGATCAAGATTTACTTGGTGTAACAATCGGCAGGAGCGAGCAAGAATCTGGAAGCGGTTAGACAGGGTGCTCATCAATGGTGCTTTCACGGAAAGCGCTCCATCCCTGGCTGTGACCCATTTGGCCCGTCATCCTTCAGATCATGCGCCAGTTTTGATATCACTAACCTCGCGCATGGACAACAAACCTAGGGCGTTTAGGTTCTTAAATCTGGGGACGTCTCATCCTGGGCTTCTGGATGTTGTTAAAGAGGCCTGGCAGGTAGAATGTCCTGGCTCCCCTCTTAGGGCCCTATGTTCAAAACTACTGCGTACCAGGCAGGCCATACAAGAATGGAATAAGGGCGTATTCGGGAATGTGTTCGAGGCTGTTCGGAGGGCAGAGGCATTGGTCTTAGCCGTGGAATCATGTACAGAGAGTGATGGCTCGGTGGAGGCTCAGGTAGAGCTCAATAAAGCCCAGGCCGAGCAACGACATGCACTCTTGAACGAGGAGAAGTTTTGGGGCCAAAAAGCTAAAGTTAAATGGCTACGTTATGGTGATCGCAATTCTAGATACTTCCACGCCACGGTTCAACAACGAAAGGTGCAAAGTGAGATTCATAGAATTAAGGATGCAAATGGTGTGTGGGTGGACGATGATGAGGGCATAGCGGAGATGGCTGTGCAATATTTCTCAGATTTGTTCTCGGATGCCAGGGGGTCACCTAATGGTTGGGATCACCTGATTCCGAAGTTGGTCACGCAGGCAGAAAAGGTGACTCTGGAGGCATGTCCTACTCCCGAGGAGGTGAAAAAGGTGGTGTTTGAGCTAGATGGGGATAGTGCTGCTGGCCCGGATGGCTTCACAGGTCAGTTCTTTACGTTTGCATGGGACATTATTGCAAAAGATGTTTATAATGCTGTTTTAAGCTTTTTCTGCGGGGCAGAGCTGCCTCAATTTCTGACATCTACCTCCATCATGTTAATTCCTAAAGTGCCAAGCCCTCAGGATTTTTCGAAATACAGGCCAATtagtttgtgtaattttttcAATAAGGTATTGTCTAGAATACTAGCAGATAGACTAGCACGCATCTTGCCCAAGATATTATCTCCGCAGCAAACAGGGTTTGTTAAAGGTAGGAACATTACTGAGAACTACCTGTTGGCCCAGGAGCTTATGTCGGGGATTAGGAACAAGACCGGGGGGGGAACGTAG